The Deinobacterium chartae genome includes a window with the following:
- the argB gene encoding acetylglutamate kinase translates to MVVIKYGGNAMKSLELRRAVAAEIAALRAEEEVVVVHGGGPVIEANLKARGIESHFVRGLRVTPPEAMDVTEQALTRLSKELAQDLGEAVGLSGRDATLLLGERLDPELGRVGRVTQVNADLLRALLGVGYTPVIACVAVDAQGAPLNVNADWAAAAVAGALEAPIVYLTDVDGVYRAYPDPQSLAPQLTRAETLEGIAAGWIAGGMIPKVEAALAALEAGSPSATIASGMRAGVLAAARSGAAGTRLVP, encoded by the coding sequence GTGGTCGTGATCAAGTACGGCGGCAACGCCATGAAGTCCCTGGAGCTGCGGCGCGCGGTCGCCGCCGAGATCGCCGCCCTGCGCGCAGAAGAGGAAGTGGTGGTCGTGCACGGCGGCGGCCCGGTGATCGAAGCGAACCTCAAGGCCCGCGGCATCGAAAGCCACTTCGTGCGCGGCCTGAGAGTCACCCCGCCCGAGGCGATGGACGTGACCGAACAGGCCCTAACCCGCCTCTCGAAAGAGCTCGCCCAGGACCTGGGCGAAGCGGTGGGCCTCTCGGGACGCGACGCGACGCTGCTGCTCGGCGAGCGGCTCGATCCCGAACTGGGCCGAGTCGGGCGGGTCACGCAGGTCAACGCCGATCTGCTGCGCGCCCTGCTGGGCGTGGGCTATACCCCGGTGATCGCCTGCGTGGCCGTGGACGCACAAGGAGCGCCCCTGAACGTCAACGCGGACTGGGCCGCCGCCGCCGTGGCCGGAGCGCTCGAGGCCCCGATCGTGTACCTGACCGACGTGGACGGCGTGTACCGCGCCTACCCGGACCCGCAGAGCTTAGCCCCGCAGCTGACCCGCGCCGAGACCCTCGAGGGGATCGCGGCGGGCTGGATCGCAGGCGGCATGATTCCCAAGGTCGAGGCGGCCCTGGCGGCCCTCGAGGCCGGATCTCCCAGTGCCACCATCGCCTCGGGCATGCGCGCGGGCGTGCTGGCCGCGGCGCGTTCGGGCGCGGCGGGCACCCGGCTGGTCCCGTAA
- a CDS encoding CPBP family intramembrane glutamic endopeptidase translates to MNADTPADVPAPLPRFLAAALVCGSAIALYGLEARLVGYSLLAAGLIVAALLGRDARPLLRHLALIGVSLFVISLVPLKADLSNEAILRFTVVLSLAVLIPLVVSRRVLHEDIIRFPVRNTRWTRFEWTYFAVVVALGYLVLPVYFIGSGAYRNWPTVTEPDEITRLFVGVNAVGLWDELFFICTVFALLRQHFSFWQANALQATVFVSFLWELGYQAWGPFLTIPFALLQGYIFYRTKSFLYVLIVHLSFDIIIWMILIHAHTPRWFDIFVTSPR, encoded by the coding sequence ATGAACGCAGATACCCCGGCCGACGTTCCGGCACCGCTCCCCCGCTTCCTTGCCGCTGCGCTCGTGTGCGGATCGGCCATCGCGCTCTACGGCCTCGAGGCGCGGCTCGTCGGCTACTCGCTGCTGGCAGCCGGGCTCATCGTCGCGGCTCTTCTCGGCCGCGACGCCCGGCCCCTGCTGCGCCACCTCGCGCTCATCGGCGTGTCGCTGTTTGTCATCAGCCTGGTGCCGCTCAAGGCCGATCTCAGCAACGAGGCGATCTTGCGCTTCACGGTGGTGCTGAGCCTCGCCGTGCTCATCCCCCTCGTGGTCTCGCGCCGCGTCCTGCACGAGGACATCATCCGCTTTCCCGTGCGCAACACGCGCTGGACCCGCTTCGAGTGGACGTACTTCGCCGTGGTGGTCGCCCTCGGCTACCTCGTGCTGCCCGTGTACTTCATCGGCAGCGGCGCGTACCGGAACTGGCCGACGGTCACCGAGCCCGACGAGATCACGCGGCTGTTCGTCGGCGTCAACGCCGTGGGCCTGTGGGACGAACTGTTCTTCATCTGCACCGTGTTCGCGCTGCTGCGCCAGCACTTCTCGTTCTGGCAGGCGAACGCGCTGCAGGCGACGGTGTTCGTGTCGTTCCTGTGGGAGCTGGGTTACCAAGCGTGGGGCCCGTTCCTCACCATCCCTTTCGCGCTGCTGCAGGGCTACATCTTTTACCGCACGAAGTCGTTTCTGTACGTCCTGATCGTGCACCTCTCCTTTGACATCATCATCTGGATGATCCTGATTCACGCGCACACGCCGCGTTGGTTCGACATCTTCGTCACGTCGCCCCGGTGA
- a CDS encoding acyl-CoA-binding protein — protein MSQDLRSAFERAAQDAQQLPKRPSNDDLLALYALYKQATTGDVQGERPGGFDFVGAAKYDAWAAKKGTDPETAMREYVALVERLRG, from the coding sequence ATGAGCCAAGATCTGCGCAGCGCCTTTGAGCGCGCGGCCCAAGATGCCCAGCAACTGCCCAAGCGCCCCTCCAACGACGATCTGCTCGCGCTGTACGCCCTGTACAAGCAGGCCACGACCGGAGATGTCCAAGGCGAGCGCCCCGGAGGTTTTGACTTCGTGGGTGCCGCCAAATACGATGCCTGGGCCGCGAAAAAGGGCACGGACCCCGAGACCGCCATGCGCGAGTACGTCGCGCTGGTGGAGCGCCTGCGGGGCTGA
- the ubiE gene encoding bifunctional demethylmenaquinone methyltransferase/2-methoxy-6-polyprenyl-1,4-benzoquinol methylase UbiE produces the protein MKSAPTSKPPVGEAEHKAVQVQAMFAAIAGRYDLLNRVLSLGVDRSWRSHAAREVLALSPASVLDVATGTADFALEVKRRAPEARVVGCDFVPQMLEIGRRKARTLQLEVQLEEGDALNLPYPDASFDALSCAFGFRNFSDYRRGLEEFYRVLRPGGRAVILEFPPPQPNLLGSAFRLYFEHLLPRIGQLVSGSDTAYRYLPESVLAFPPPKKLAQLMEEVGFKARYRLLTFGIAAVHIGVKPA, from the coding sequence ATGAAGAGCGCCCCGACCTCCAAGCCTCCGGTGGGCGAAGCCGAACACAAGGCCGTTCAGGTCCAGGCGATGTTCGCCGCGATCGCGGGTCGCTACGACCTCCTCAACCGCGTCTTGAGCCTCGGCGTGGACCGCAGCTGGCGCAGCCACGCCGCCCGCGAGGTGCTGGCCCTCTCGCCCGCGAGCGTGCTCGACGTGGCCACCGGAACCGCCGACTTCGCCCTCGAGGTCAAGCGCCGCGCACCCGAGGCCCGGGTGGTCGGCTGCGACTTCGTTCCGCAGATGCTCGAGATCGGACGGCGCAAGGCCCGAACACTGCAGCTCGAGGTGCAGCTCGAGGAGGGCGACGCGCTGAACCTGCCCTACCCGGACGCCTCGTTCGACGCGCTCAGCTGCGCTTTTGGCTTTCGGAACTTCAGCGACTACCGCCGGGGCCTCGAGGAGTTCTACCGGGTGCTGCGTCCGGGCGGGCGAGCGGTGATCCTGGAGTTTCCGCCGCCGCAGCCGAACCTGCTGGGCTCGGCCTTCCGGCTGTACTTCGAGCACCTGCTGCCGCGCATCGGACAGCTGGTATCGGGCAGCGACACCGCCTACCGTTACCTGCCCGAGTCTGTGCTGGCCTTTCCGCCCCCCAAGAAACTGGCCCAGCTGATGGAAGAGGTCGGGTTCAAGGCCCGCTACCGGCTGCTCACCTTCGGGATCGCAGCCGTCCACATCGGAGTGAAACCCGCATGA
- a CDS encoding nucleoside hydrolase, with protein sequence MNAPRPIIIDCDPGHDDAVALLLALASPELEVLGITTTHGNVSLERTSRNALRIREFSGANVPVFSGAERPLLRDAISAEHVHGQTGLGGVTLPEPSRGLEPRRAAEFIVESVMARPGEVTLVPTGPLTNIALALRLEPRLAESVREIALMGGSSDHGNTTPAAEFNIYADPHAARIVFESGAPLRMFGLNVTHQVRSSPERVARVRAVPNRMGPVVAELLTIWNEEGGAALHDPCPVAYLIRPELFDLEPYFVEVDILEGPNFGRTVVDLTSVTGRPRNVQVAMRANAEGVFDLLTERLARYS encoded by the coding sequence GTGAACGCACCCCGCCCGATCATCATCGACTGCGATCCCGGCCACGACGACGCCGTAGCACTTCTGCTCGCCCTGGCCAGCCCCGAACTCGAGGTGCTGGGCATCACCACCACCCACGGCAACGTGAGCCTCGAGCGCACCTCGCGCAACGCGCTGCGCATCCGCGAGTTCTCCGGGGCCAACGTACCGGTCTTCTCCGGAGCCGAGCGTCCGCTGCTGCGCGACGCGATCTCGGCCGAGCACGTGCACGGCCAGACCGGCCTGGGCGGCGTGACGCTGCCCGAACCCAGCCGCGGCCTCGAGCCGCGCCGCGCCGCCGAGTTCATCGTGGAGTCCGTGATGGCCCGGCCCGGCGAGGTCACGCTGGTCCCCACCGGACCGCTGACCAACATCGCGCTGGCCCTGCGCCTCGAGCCACGCCTGGCCGAGTCGGTGCGCGAGATCGCGCTGATGGGAGGCTCGAGCGACCACGGCAACACCACGCCCGCAGCCGAGTTCAACATCTACGCCGACCCGCACGCGGCGCGCATCGTGTTCGAGTCGGGCGCTCCGCTGCGCATGTTCGGCCTGAACGTCACGCATCAGGTGCGCAGCAGCCCCGAGCGGGTGGCACGCGTGCGCGCGGTGCCCAACCGCATGGGACCGGTGGTGGCCGAACTGCTGACCATCTGGAACGAGGAGGGCGGCGCCGCGCTGCACGACCCCTGCCCGGTCGCCTACCTGATCCGGCCCGAGCTGTTCGACCTCGAGCCATACTTTGTCGAGGTGGACATCCTCGAGGGGCCCAACTTCGGGCGCACGGTGGTGGACTTGACCAGCGTGACCGGACGGCCCCGCAACGTGCAGGTGGCCATGCGCGCCAACGCCGAGGGCGTTTTTGACCTGCTGACCGAGCGGCTCGCGCGTTACAGCTAG
- a CDS encoding FAD-dependent oxidoreductase: MQNSAPRSFPQPGHVYDLAVVGAGLAGSELAWRAAHAGQDVLLVSQSLDTVANLFHSDVPAPFPPTTLLEQARLRALPDTSSWALHRQVKYLLEATPGVHLLQSLVVGIEPGEPLRLATWEGPERLARRVVLAVGSFLRGRLWIGDSEEQAGRLSEVAYDDLADDLERRRVLLGTEQREAPGESGSLPYRVNYRVLPRTPDFALQGLSGVYALGTCTAGEHSYASVLEDAAQLAGELTGVRA; the protein is encoded by the coding sequence ATGCAGAATTCCGCCCCCCGCTCCTTCCCGCAGCCCGGCCACGTGTACGATCTCGCCGTGGTCGGCGCGGGGCTGGCCGGCTCGGAGCTGGCCTGGCGTGCCGCCCATGCGGGTCAGGACGTGCTGCTGGTCAGCCAGTCGCTCGATACCGTCGCCAACCTGTTTCACTCCGACGTCCCAGCCCCCTTTCCGCCCACCACCCTGCTCGAGCAGGCCCGGCTGCGCGCCCTGCCCGACACGAGCAGCTGGGCGCTGCACCGTCAGGTGAAGTACCTGCTCGAGGCCACGCCCGGCGTGCACCTGCTGCAATCGCTGGTCGTCGGCATCGAACCGGGCGAGCCGCTGCGCCTCGCGACCTGGGAGGGCCCCGAGCGGCTCGCCCGGCGGGTGGTGCTGGCGGTCGGCAGCTTCCTGCGCGGGCGGCTGTGGATCGGTGACAGCGAAGAACAGGCCGGGCGCCTCTCCGAGGTGGCCTACGACGACCTGGCCGATGACCTCGAGCGGCGCCGAGTACTGCTTGGCACCGAGCAGCGCGAGGCGCCCGGAGAAAGCGGCAGCCTGCCCTACCGCGTGAACTACCGCGTGCTGCCACGTACCCCGGACTTTGCGCTGCAGGGCCTCAGCGGCGTGTACGCCCTGGGAACCTGCACGGCGGGCGAGCACAGTTACGCCTCGGTGCTCGAGGACGCCGCGCAGCTGGCAGGCGAGCTCACCGGGGTGCGCGCATGA
- the trmB gene encoding tRNA (guanine(46)-N(7))-methyltransferase TrmB translates to MIVRFSELHFPQDPATLYPHNPAGEWHLEIGFGDGRFWAAHHTLEPQANYLGVEISGVSLLKAERRARTSAPQAVLTKADALSLLRAVPPEGSLSRIYINFPDPWPKAGHLEHRLMRRVFFETAAGRLRAGGEIWITTDHEEYFEFALEEARATGRYAITETEPPQAALQTKYALKWRDLGLGARHARLRLELPGTVLHPDFRSLSQIPEDHMPHSVVQLPPAFEISSFEKRVARSASATVVLLEAFRSASRPAWTFLAHVEEEGLTQEVLINATEREQDVLVRLDRFGGPIVTPGVKRAVAAVTDYLEERGSRVLMRAY, encoded by the coding sequence ATGATCGTGCGGTTTTCCGAGCTGCACTTCCCGCAGGACCCGGCCACGCTGTACCCGCACAACCCGGCGGGCGAGTGGCACCTCGAGATCGGCTTCGGCGACGGGCGTTTCTGGGCAGCGCACCACACGCTTGAACCGCAGGCCAACTACCTGGGCGTGGAGATCAGCGGCGTAAGCCTGCTCAAGGCCGAACGCCGTGCCCGCACCTCGGCCCCGCAGGCGGTGCTCACCAAGGCCGACGCCCTGAGCCTGCTCAGGGCCGTACCGCCCGAGGGCAGCCTCAGCCGCATCTACATCAACTTTCCGGATCCCTGGCCCAAGGCCGGCCACCTCGAGCACCGCCTGATGCGCCGCGTCTTCTTCGAGACCGCGGCCGGACGCCTGCGTGCGGGCGGCGAGATCTGGATCACCACCGACCACGAGGAGTACTTCGAGTTCGCCCTCGAGGAGGCCCGGGCCACCGGCCGGTACGCGATCACCGAGACCGAGCCGCCCCAGGCGGCGCTGCAGACCAAATACGCGCTGAAGTGGCGTGACCTGGGGCTGGGGGCGCGCCACGCCCGGCTGCGCCTGGAACTTCCCGGCACGGTCTTGCACCCGGATTTTCGCTCGCTCTCCCAGATCCCGGAGGATCACATGCCCCACAGCGTCGTTCAGCTTCCCCCCGCCTTCGAGATTTCGAGCTTCGAGAAACGGGTCGCCCGTAGCGCGAGCGCCACGGTGGTGCTGCTCGAGGCGTTCCGCAGCGCCTCACGGCCCGCCTGGACCTTTCTGGCCCACGTGGAGGAAGAGGGCCTGACCCAGGAGGTCCTCATCAACGCGACCGAGCGCGAGCAGGACGTGCTGGTGCGGCTGGACCGTTTCGGTGGCCCGATCGTGACGCCGGGCGTGAAGCGCGCGGTGGCGGCGGTCACCGACTACCTCGAGGAGCGCGGCAGCCGGGTCCTGATGCGGGCGTACTAA